From Natranaeroarchaeum aerophilus, one genomic window encodes:
- the acs gene encoding acetate--CoA ligase: MSDRDTPLDGGDTVDPPRGFVDQANVTNERIHEEFDEGWPECWERAADLLDWSEPWTKVLNDDDAPFYEWFVDGTLNAAYNCVDRHVESGRKSHAAIKWEGKLGETRTYTYQDLYREVNEFAAALRGLGVEEDDVVTLYMPVIPELPIAMLACARIGAPHSVVFAGLSGKALGTRIERADSEYLVTCDGYYRRGNAFNLKNKADDALLKVDHDVRSVVVDRLGETLPHTIDDADRDYHELLDEHAGATVDPVPRSAEDMLFLMYTSGTTGEPKGVEHTTGGYLSQVAWTSHAVLDLEPADMYWCSADIGWITGHSYIVYGPLTLGTTTMLYEGSPDYPERDRVWDIVERNAVDVFYTAPTAIRSFMKWGEEYPESHDLSSLRLLGTVGEPIGPRAWNWYYEHVGNGECPIVDTWWQTETGAMMVTTLPGVDPMKPGAAGPALPGTDLDIVGSDGSSVAEGESGYLSITRPWPAMVRSLYDDEDRFIEEYWTETDDGWRYETGDRARIDADGYVSVLGRVDDVLTVGGVRIEITRVESTIAGVDGVVEAAVVAGANNMLYAYVSTESGRMGDDALRDLINETVERSIGTVATPLRIVFTTELPKTRSGKIMRRLLESVTNGEPLGDTSALRNPESVGELQAAIRDR; the protein is encoded by the coding sequence ATGTCCGATCGTGACACACCCCTCGACGGAGGGGATACTGTCGATCCGCCACGGGGCTTCGTCGATCAGGCGAACGTCACGAACGAGCGGATCCACGAGGAGTTCGACGAAGGATGGCCCGAGTGCTGGGAGCGAGCAGCCGACCTGCTTGACTGGTCCGAGCCGTGGACAAAGGTGCTGAACGACGATGACGCGCCGTTCTACGAGTGGTTCGTCGATGGGACGCTCAACGCGGCGTACAACTGCGTTGACCGCCACGTCGAGTCCGGCCGTAAGAGCCACGCGGCGATCAAGTGGGAGGGGAAACTCGGCGAAACGCGCACCTACACGTATCAGGATCTCTACCGTGAGGTGAACGAGTTCGCTGCTGCACTTCGGGGGCTCGGTGTCGAGGAGGACGACGTTGTCACTCTCTATATGCCGGTGATCCCGGAGCTACCGATCGCGATGCTCGCCTGCGCGCGGATCGGTGCGCCACACTCGGTGGTCTTCGCGGGCCTGTCCGGCAAAGCGCTTGGGACGCGCATCGAGCGTGCCGACTCGGAATACCTGGTCACTTGCGACGGCTACTACCGTCGCGGAAACGCGTTCAACCTGAAAAACAAGGCCGACGACGCACTGTTGAAAGTCGACCACGATGTCAGAAGTGTGGTCGTCGATCGACTGGGAGAGACACTACCGCATACGATCGACGACGCCGATCGGGACTATCACGAGCTACTTGATGAACACGCGGGCGCAACCGTCGATCCGGTCCCCCGAAGCGCAGAGGACATGCTCTTTCTCATGTACACCTCGGGGACGACCGGAGAACCGAAAGGCGTCGAGCACACGACGGGCGGCTACCTCTCACAGGTCGCGTGGACCAGCCATGCCGTCCTCGACCTCGAACCGGCGGACATGTACTGGTGTTCGGCGGATATCGGCTGGATCACTGGCCACTCCTACATCGTCTATGGTCCCCTGACGCTCGGGACGACGACGATGCTGTACGAGGGGTCGCCGGATTACCCCGAACGCGACCGCGTGTGGGACATCGTCGAGCGAAACGCCGTCGACGTGTTCTATACTGCACCCACGGCGATCCGCTCGTTCATGAAGTGGGGCGAGGAGTATCCCGAATCTCACGACCTGTCCAGTCTCCGCTTGCTCGGGACTGTCGGTGAGCCGATCGGGCCGCGTGCCTGGAACTGGTATTACGAACACGTCGGGAACGGTGAGTGCCCGATCGTCGACACCTGGTGGCAGACCGAGACCGGCGCGATGATGGTTACGACGCTCCCCGGCGTCGATCCAATGAAACCCGGAGCAGCGGGGCCAGCACTCCCCGGAACTGACCTCGATATCGTCGGTTCTGACGGTAGCTCCGTGGCGGAAGGGGAGTCCGGATACTTATCGATCACCCGTCCGTGGCCAGCGATGGTTCGGTCCCTGTATGACGACGAGGACCGGTTCATCGAGGAGTACTGGACCGAGACCGATGACGGGTGGCGGTACGAAACCGGCGATCGAGCACGCATTGACGCGGACGGCTACGTTTCCGTGCTCGGTCGGGTGGACGACGTGTTGACCGTTGGCGGGGTCCGGATCGAAATAACGAGGGTCGAATCGACGATTGCGGGCGTCGACGGCGTCGTCGAGGCGGCCGTCGTCGCAGGGGCGAACAATATGCTGTACGCCTACGTGAGCACTGAGAGCGGCCGGATGGGCGACGACGCCCTGCGGGACCTGATCAACGAAACCGTCGAACGGAGCATCGGCACGGTTGCGACTCCGCTCCGGATCGTCTTTACGACTGAGCTCCCCAAGACCCGCTCGGGAAAGATCATGCGCCGCCTACTCGAAAGTGTGACGAACGGCGAACCGCTCGGTGACACCAGTGCCCTACGGAACCCGGAGAGTGTCGGCGAACTGCAGGCGGCAATCCGGGATCGGTAA
- a CDS encoding bacterio-opsin activator domain-containing protein has translation MYASERGDALSRIEYERLLDAATTYRQALVVRLVAEAGLRTSEIVRISPDALRSVGTGAILDVSEGDSTRVTYLNSDLARAFERYVRSNDLDPEVPIVDVTPRRLSMLIDEVTDEAADQTGNDRFRSVSTADLRQFFAETLLVEEDVDPRIVRTVGGWQSLDTLVQYLDPIDEDAIVEALSSASVQARSGEPSGSSDSFDELSRVLCDASAVRAIVRLDADGYVERWHDARAADVRERGDLSGRHLSSFYDQGTADDRERDVYLSAARETGTHETDGWWFGADGERFHGRTVVSARRHDDGTAGFTMLVFDSPGSELTPASGPSKVWIDVTERVRTVGDSLLSLSDRAEIEHAVCEGLTEGSAYSFAWIGATDLSEQRFTPSVSAEIDDASLEAMIDRIDEADSETPWQEAVRTESVCTGSRLDTEQSVESIIAVPLQHRQTTYGVLVLATERHPERWERDALSSFGRRVGHTITAAQRRKLLLSDSIVELEFWCADGRSFFVTASDELDCRFALESIVPVSESALLFFVTLSGGDPAPVFDRAAEHRGVDEFRLVESHEDGALLEFVVSGDSPLLTLTAYGGTITDATFESGEGTLLAEIARDADPRTFVEGLETAFPRIELVGKTEIERPVRTVREFREGVDDRLTDRQESCLQAAYYGGYFDWPRGSTAEEVADSMGVSSPTLHNHLRKGQHVLMQAFFEGSEPE, from the coding sequence ATGTATGCCTCAGAACGCGGCGACGCGCTGTCGAGGATCGAGTATGAACGTCTCCTCGATGCCGCGACCACGTATCGACAGGCGCTGGTCGTCCGACTCGTCGCGGAGGCCGGACTGCGGACATCCGAGATCGTTCGAATCTCTCCTGACGCGCTCCGCTCGGTCGGTACGGGCGCGATTCTCGACGTTTCTGAGGGGGACTCGACGCGTGTGACCTATCTCAACTCGGACCTGGCGCGCGCTTTCGAGCGGTACGTCCGTAGTAACGATCTCGATCCCGAAGTGCCGATCGTCGACGTCACGCCGCGACGACTCAGTATGCTCATCGACGAGGTCACCGACGAAGCAGCCGACCAAACCGGAAACGATCGGTTTCGATCGGTCTCGACCGCGGATCTCCGGCAGTTCTTTGCCGAAACTCTGCTCGTGGAGGAGGATGTAGATCCACGTATTGTCCGTACAGTGGGGGGCTGGCAGAGCCTCGACACGCTCGTTCAGTACCTCGATCCGATCGATGAGGACGCGATCGTCGAGGCACTCTCGTCTGCATCCGTTCAGGCTCGGAGTGGTGAACCGTCTGGGTCGAGTGACAGCTTCGACGAACTCTCCCGCGTCCTCTGTGATGCCAGTGCCGTACGGGCGATCGTTCGCCTCGATGCCGACGGGTACGTCGAACGCTGGCACGATGCGCGTGCGGCCGACGTACGGGAACGCGGTGACCTATCGGGCCGCCATCTTTCGTCGTTCTACGACCAGGGTACTGCCGACGACAGGGAACGGGACGTCTATCTCTCCGCGGCCCGTGAGACCGGGACACACGAGACGGATGGCTGGTGGTTCGGTGCTGATGGCGAACGGTTTCACGGTCGGACGGTCGTTTCCGCCCGACGACACGATGACGGGACGGCCGGCTTTACGATGCTGGTCTTTGACTCGCCCGGGAGCGAGCTCACGCCAGCCAGCGGCCCCTCGAAGGTGTGGATCGACGTGACTGAACGGGTCCGAACCGTCGGTGATTCCCTGTTGTCGCTTTCAGACCGAGCCGAGATCGAACACGCCGTCTGTGAGGGTCTTACAGAGGGATCAGCGTACAGCTTCGCGTGGATCGGGGCGACAGACCTGTCGGAACAACGCTTTACGCCGTCGGTCTCGGCCGAGATCGACGACGCGTCGCTCGAAGCGATGATCGATCGCATCGACGAGGCCGACTCCGAGACGCCGTGGCAGGAAGCGGTCCGAACGGAGTCAGTCTGTACCGGGTCGCGACTCGATACTGAACAGAGCGTCGAGTCGATTATCGCCGTTCCCCTGCAGCACCGACAAACGACGTACGGGGTTCTCGTTCTCGCAACGGAGCGCCACCCTGAACGCTGGGAGCGTGACGCACTCTCGTCGTTTGGCCGACGCGTTGGACACACGATCACCGCGGCTCAGCGACGAAAACTGCTGCTGTCCGATTCGATCGTCGAACTGGAGTTCTGGTGTGCCGATGGCCGATCATTCTTCGTCACTGCTTCGGACGAACTCGACTGTCGGTTCGCCCTGGAGTCGATCGTCCCGGTCTCCGAATCCGCACTCCTCTTTTTCGTTACCCTCTCGGGTGGAGATCCTGCCCCGGTGTTCGACCGCGCGGCCGAGCATCGCGGTGTCGATGAGTTCCGGCTCGTCGAGAGTCATGAGGATGGGGCGTTACTCGAGTTCGTCGTCAGCGGCGATTCCCCGCTGTTGACGCTTACAGCGTACGGCGGGACGATCACCGATGCGACGTTCGAATCCGGTGAGGGAACGCTACTTGCTGAAATTGCACGGGACGCCGATCCCCGAACGTTTGTCGAGGGACTCGAAACTGCGTTTCCGCGGATCGAACTCGTGGGCAAGACCGAAATCGAGCGGCCGGTCCGCACCGTTCGGGAGTTCCGGGAAGGGGTCGACGACCGACTGACGGATCGTCAGGAGTCGTGTCTGCAGGCTGCGTACTACGGCGGGTATTTCGACTGGCCACGAGGAAGCACTGCCGAGGAGGTTGCCGACTCGATGGGGGTCTCGTCGCCGACCCTGCACAACCATCTCCGGAAAGGCCAGCACGTGCTTATGCAGGCGTTCTTCGAGGGGTCTGAGCCCGAATAA
- the acs gene encoding acetate--CoA ligase, translated as MGEEEDLDVQLEAQLAEQEEFEPPEEFVEQANVSDPGIYEEFEEEWPQSWERAADLLDWDQEWDAVLDDSDAPFYEWFVDGELNAAYNCVDRHVESGRKNHAAIKWEGEAGETRTYTYQDLYREVNEFAAALRELGVEEDDVVTLHLPMIPELPIAMLACARIGAPHSVVFAGFSADALATRMNAADSEYLITCDGYYRRGDALDHIEKANNGLAGVEHDVEDVVVVDRLGDELPHQLAENQHDYAELVAAQEGERVEPVSRDAEDMLFLMYTSGTTGKPKGAKHTTGGYLSYAAWTTQSVLDVKPEDTYWCAADIGWITGHSYIVYGPLALGSTTMMYEGTPDYPDKDRLWEIVEKNAVDIFYTAPTAIRAFMKWGEEYPATRDLSSLRLLGTVGEPINPRAWKWYYKHIGNESCPIVDTWWQTETGGMMITTLPGINNMKPGSAGPALPGIDAKVIAPDKSEVEPGRAGHLTIQRPWPGMLRTVYKNDERFIQEYWEAYSNPEEDEWVYFPEDGAKIDDDGYITVLGRIDDVINVSGHRLGTMEIESAVVGVEGVAEAAVVGGSHEVKGEAVYVYAITEDESGGDEDLHDRVIDGVEEAIGPFARPEEIVFTPELPKTRSGKIMRRLLEDIANGNELGNTSTLRNPDVVEDIQQQVRSD; from the coding sequence ATGGGTGAGGAGGAAGACCTTGATGTACAACTGGAAGCACAGCTCGCCGAGCAAGAAGAGTTCGAACCACCCGAGGAGTTCGTCGAGCAGGCGAACGTTTCGGACCCGGGGATCTACGAGGAGTTCGAGGAGGAGTGGCCCCAGTCCTGGGAGCGGGCGGCCGACCTGCTCGACTGGGACCAGGAGTGGGACGCGGTACTCGATGACTCCGACGCGCCGTTCTACGAGTGGTTCGTCGACGGGGAACTCAACGCGGCGTACAACTGCGTCGACCGCCACGTCGAGTCGGGGCGGAAGAACCACGCTGCGATCAAGTGGGAAGGTGAAGCCGGAGAAACGCGCACGTACACGTATCAGGATCTCTATCGCGAGGTAAACGAGTTCGCCGCCGCGCTCCGGGAACTCGGTGTCGAGGAGGACGACGTCGTGACGCTTCACCTCCCGATGATCCCCGAACTGCCGATCGCGATGCTTGCCTGCGCCCGGATCGGCGCGCCACACTCGGTGGTCTTTGCCGGATTCTCGGCCGACGCGCTCGCCACGCGCATGAACGCCGCCGACTCGGAGTACCTGATCACGTGTGACGGCTACTACCGCCGTGGCGACGCGCTCGATCACATCGAGAAGGCCAACAACGGGCTGGCCGGCGTCGAGCACGACGTCGAGGACGTGGTCGTTGTCGACCGACTCGGCGACGAACTGCCCCACCAGCTTGCCGAGAACCAGCACGACTACGCCGAGCTTGTCGCTGCACAGGAGGGCGAACGCGTCGAGCCGGTCTCGCGGGATGCCGAGGACATGCTCTTTCTCATGTACACCTCGGGAACGACCGGCAAGCCGAAAGGCGCGAAACACACGACCGGCGGCTATCTGTCCTACGCGGCGTGGACGACCCAGTCGGTCCTCGACGTCAAACCCGAGGATACGTACTGGTGTGCGGCCGACATCGGCTGGATCACGGGCCACTCCTACATCGTCTACGGGCCGCTCGCGCTCGGCTCGACGACGATGATGTACGAGGGGACGCCGGACTACCCCGACAAGGACCGTCTCTGGGAGATCGTCGAAAAAAACGCCGTCGACATCTTCTACACCGCGCCCACTGCGATCCGTGCGTTCATGAAATGGGGCGAGGAGTATCCCGCAACCCGTGATCTCTCGAGTCTGCGCCTGCTCGGCACCGTCGGTGAACCGATCAATCCGCGAGCGTGGAAGTGGTACTACAAACATATCGGCAACGAGTCCTGCCCGATCGTCGACACCTGGTGGCAGACCGAGACTGGCGGCATGATGATCACCACGCTGCCGGGGATCAACAACATGAAGCCCGGATCGGCGGGGCCGGCCCTGCCAGGGATCGACGCGAAGGTCATCGCCCCCGACAAGTCGGAAGTCGAACCGGGCCGTGCCGGTCACCTGACGATCCAGCGACCGTGGCCCGGAATGCTTCGGACGGTGTACAAAAACGACGAGCGGTTCATCCAGGAGTACTGGGAGGCCTACTCCAATCCCGAGGAGGACGAGTGGGTGTACTTCCCCGAGGACGGCGCGAAGATCGACGATGACGGCTACATCACCGTCCTCGGTCGGATCGACGACGTCATCAACGTCTCCGGACACCGCCTCGGCACCATGGAGATCGAGAGTGCGGTCGTCGGTGTCGAGGGTGTCGCGGAAGCGGCTGTCGTCGGTGGCTCACACGAGGTCAAAGGCGAGGCGGTGTACGTCTACGCGATCACCGAAGACGAGAGCGGCGGCGACGAGGATCTACACGACCGAGTGATCGACGGTGTCGAGGAGGCGATCGGGCCCTTTGCTCGCCCAGAGGAGATCGTCTTCACGCCGGAACTCCCCAAAACACGTTCGGGCAAGATCATGCGCCGACTGCTCGAAGACATCGCAAACGGGAACGAGCTGGGGAACACGTCCACGCTCAGAAATCCGGACGTCGTCGAGGACATCCAACAGCAGGTTCGGAGCGACTAG
- a CDS encoding DUF4212 domain-containing protein produces the protein MTEQHTDDTDTEPQSIEADGGVATGAAEKHRETEYLESEVNLLKPSTPFMRDHLRVVWTGFVAWFLIVFGPVTLTYLAPEAMTTAMPVIGFPLHYFLVAIGAPGGAVLLSVWYARRRDRLDEKYGIDHSGPIDTDSETATAVADGGDDE, from the coding sequence ATGACAGAACAACACACTGACGATACGGATACCGAGCCCCAGTCGATCGAGGCGGATGGCGGCGTAGCGACGGGGGCGGCCGAGAAGCATCGGGAAACTGAATACCTGGAGAGCGAAGTGAACCTGCTGAAGCCGAGCACGCCGTTCATGCGCGATCACCTCCGGGTGGTCTGGACCGGCTTCGTGGCGTGGTTCCTGATCGTATTTGGACCGGTAACGCTAACGTATCTCGCGCCGGAGGCGATGACGACCGCGATGCCCGTGATCGGGTTCCCGCTCCACTACTTCCTTGTCGCTATCGGTGCACCCGGTGGCGCGGTCCTTTTGTCCGTCTGGTACGCCCGCAGACGTGACCGACTCGACGAGAAGTACGGGATCGATCACTCGGGACCGATCGACACCGACAGCGAGACGGCTACAGCAGTGGCTGATGGAGGGGACGACGAATGA
- a CDS encoding VC_2705 family sodium/solute symporter, with protein MTDLSTTIMATGELLPEGLNVSFKTVPSIIVVSMLLLFLAIGFVFRVADTEDMWVAGRSIGNLENGMAIGANWMSAASYLGMAALIALSGFYGLAFVVGWTTGYFILLIFMASQMRRFGKYTAPDFVGDRFNSDAARAIAAVTTFLIGFVYAIGQARGMGLVGLYIFGDLGVLGLSGYQAMVVIMMTITVGYLTLSGMLGATKNMAVQYTILIVAFLAGLYAVGYSQGFSTIAPQIEYGLLLDDLAAEFSEPFVNESYYLWIATAFSLIVGTCGLPHVLVRFYTVESEKTARWSCVWGLFFICVLYLSAPAFAAFGTSLYGDNVGAVYGDPGMTEAAGDVIVVLATQLAGMPQWLVGLVAAGGIAAAIATTAGLFIAGSSAISHDIYTNIINPEATQREQVLVGRLSIVLLGVLTTLAALDPAAPIAALVSYAFALAGAVLFPMFFLGLWWENTNRQGALAGMTTGLVIWTIPMINEVVPVYLASVDGAFFPLLQQWVPAIGSALIAVPIVFAVTIGVSMATDEPPMETKQVVRQCHSPEPMGQQQTAEDVVATDGGHTEE; from the coding sequence ATGACTGACCTGTCGACGACGATCATGGCGACGGGCGAACTGCTCCCGGAGGGGTTGAACGTCTCGTTCAAGACCGTCCCTTCGATCATTGTCGTCTCGATGCTACTTCTGTTCCTCGCGATCGGCTTCGTCTTCCGCGTCGCCGATACCGAGGACATGTGGGTTGCGGGCCGATCGATCGGGAACCTCGAGAACGGGATGGCGATCGGCGCGAACTGGATGTCGGCGGCCTCGTATCTCGGCATGGCAGCGCTCATCGCGCTGTCGGGCTTTTACGGCCTCGCCTTCGTCGTCGGCTGGACGACGGGCTACTTCATCCTGCTCATCTTCATGGCCTCCCAGATGCGACGATTCGGCAAGTACACCGCACCGGACTTCGTCGGCGACCGGTTCAACTCCGACGCGGCGCGGGCGATTGCCGCCGTAACCACGTTCCTGATCGGCTTCGTGTACGCCATCGGGCAGGCCCGTGGAATGGGGCTGGTCGGCCTGTACATCTTCGGCGACCTCGGCGTTCTTGGGCTATCAGGCTATCAGGCAATGGTCGTTATCATGATGACGATCACAGTCGGTTACCTGACGCTCTCGGGAATGTTAGGCGCGACAAAGAACATGGCCGTCCAGTACACGATTCTCATCGTCGCCTTTCTCGCCGGACTGTATGCAGTCGGGTACTCGCAGGGCTTTTCGACGATCGCACCACAGATCGAGTACGGCCTGCTCCTCGATGACCTCGCTGCGGAGTTCAGCGAGCCGTTCGTCAACGAGAGCTACTACCTGTGGATCGCGACCGCGTTCTCGCTCATCGTCGGCACCTGCGGTCTCCCTCACGTGCTGGTGCGCTTTTACACGGTCGAAAGCGAGAAGACGGCCCGCTGGTCCTGCGTCTGGGGCCTGTTTTTCATCTGCGTGCTGTACCTGAGCGCGCCGGCCTTCGCCGCGTTCGGCACCTCGCTGTACGGGGACAACGTCGGTGCTGTGTACGGCGACCCCGGGATGACTGAGGCGGCAGGTGACGTCATCGTCGTCCTGGCGACACAGCTCGCCGGGATGCCACAGTGGCTCGTCGGGCTCGTCGCCGCGGGCGGTATCGCCGCGGCAATTGCAACGACTGCCGGTCTGTTCATCGCCGGCTCCTCGGCGATCTCCCACGACATTTACACCAACATCATCAACCCCGAGGCGACCCAGCGCGAGCAGGTGCTCGTCGGGCGACTTTCGATCGTCCTGCTGGGCGTCCTGACGACCCTCGCTGCACTCGATCCCGCCGCACCGATCGCTGCGCTCGTCTCCTACGCCTTCGCGCTCGCCGGTGCCGTGTTGTTCCCGATGTTCTTCCTCGGACTCTGGTGGGAGAACACGAACCGGCAGGGCGCGCTCGCCGGGATGACCACCGGACTTGTTATCTGGACGATCCCGATGATCAACGAGGTGGTCCCGGTGTACCTCGCGAGTGTCGACGGTGCGTTCTTCCCGCTGCTGCAGCAGTGGGTTCCCGCGATCGGTTCGGCGCTGATCGCGGTCCCGATCGTCTTTGCGGTCACCATCGGCGTCTCGATGGCGACCGACGAACCGCCGATGGAGACCAAACAGGTCGTCCGGCAGTGTCACAGCCCCGAGCCGATGGGCCAACAACAGACCGCGGAGGACGTCGTCGCCACTGACGGCGGCCACACGGAGGAATAA
- a CDS encoding universal stress protein, giving the protein MYDTILVPTDGSDTAEIAVDHALDLAETYGATIHALYVVDVGHLSITLGPEQVDRIQSGQWREMDELRERAESAIDAVTDRAEARGIDAVEHVAAGKPHSMIAKYATNNDIDLVVMGSQGRSGVKRALLGSVTERTLRETRIPVLVVDARAE; this is encoded by the coding sequence ATGTACGACACCATCCTCGTTCCGACGGACGGTAGCGACACCGCAGAGATCGCAGTCGATCACGCGCTCGACCTCGCGGAGACGTACGGCGCAACGATACACGCGCTGTACGTCGTCGACGTGGGACACCTGAGTATCACGCTGGGCCCGGAGCAGGTCGACCGGATCCAGTCGGGGCAGTGGCGCGAGATGGACGAACTGCGCGAACGGGCCGAGTCAGCGATCGACGCGGTCACCGACCGCGCGGAAGCACGGGGCATCGATGCAGTCGAGCACGTCGCCGCGGGGAAACCCCATTCGATGATCGCGAAGTACGCCACAAACAACGATATCGATCTCGTGGTGATGGGATCGCAGGGGCGCTCCGGCGTCAAACGCGCGCTACTGGGAAGCGTCACCGAACGGACGCTCCGGGAGACCCGTATCCCCGTACTCGTCGTTGACGCGCGAGCGGAGTAG
- a CDS encoding HAD-IIA family hydrolase: protein MSDFRAVIVDVDGTVVLGDDPIPGAPDGVQRLRDAGLDLLFLSNNPTRRRAQYVERLTPHGIDVDPDRTLTAASVTGEYLAAEHPNDDLFVIGSPGLLDGLRDRGLTVDATPADADVVVGSMDRSFDYETMTRAMWALDDGTTFLGTDPDMTIPTAERAEPGTGAILHALGGVTGREPDRILGKPSRTAAEAALDRLDVPAEDVLVIGDRLDTDIELGRRAGMTTAVVLSGITDRSDLDAAEYAPDHVLDSLADVDELL, encoded by the coding sequence ATGAGCGATTTTCGCGCGGTTATCGTCGACGTCGACGGAACAGTCGTCCTCGGTGACGATCCGATCCCGGGTGCGCCAGACGGGGTACAGCGGCTCCGAGATGCCGGTCTCGACCTCCTCTTTCTCTCGAACAACCCGACCAGACGCCGGGCGCAGTACGTCGAACGACTGACACCACACGGAATTGACGTCGATCCGGACCGGACACTCACCGCAGCCTCAGTGACCGGCGAGTACCTCGCGGCCGAGCATCCCAACGACGACCTGTTCGTGATCGGGTCGCCGGGACTGCTGGATGGGCTACGCGACCGGGGACTGACCGTCGACGCGACGCCGGCCGACGCGGACGTCGTCGTGGGATCGATGGACCGATCGTTCGATTACGAGACGATGACTCGGGCGATGTGGGCGCTCGACGACGGGACGACCTTTCTCGGGACCGATCCCGACATGACGATTCCGACTGCGGAGCGGGCCGAACCGGGGACGGGTGCAATCCTGCACGCACTCGGCGGGGTCACCGGACGGGAGCCGGACCGGATCCTCGGCAAGCCCTCGCGTACCGCTGCGGAGGCAGCACTGGATCGGCTTGACGTGCCCGCCGAAGACGTACTGGTGATCGGCGACCGTCTCGACACCGACATCGAACTCGGCCGCCGGGCCGGAATGACGACAGCCGTCGTCCTGTCGGGGATCACTGATCGGAGCGATCTCGACGCCGCGGAGTACGCTCCCGACCACGTGCTCGACTCGCTGGCTGATGTCGACGAGTTGCTCTGA